A region from the Variovorax paradoxus genome encodes:
- a CDS encoding amino acid ABC transporter substrate-binding protein: MKIVHIAATAVLSLCLAGIAQAGQTFEAVKKRGFVQCGVSTNLPGFAFTDGKGEWQGIDVDTCRAIAAAMFGDAKKFKVVPLTTQARFTALQSGEVDVLTRNTTQTMSRDTTLGLIGVGVNFYDSQGIMVTKDANVTSAKNLAGATICVLPGTTTELNLTDWFRGLKMSFKPVLLDTVDEIKRAFASGRCDGITMDKSQLALARINYGNADKYVILPEALSKEPLGPMVRQGDEAWFNVVRWSLNALLEAEEYNLTSKNVDEVVKSNTAPHIQRILGTTPGMGKGLGLDDKWAYNIIKQVGNYGEIFDRSLGAASPMKLDRGLNALYNKGGLMYGWPIR, translated from the coding sequence ATGAAAATCGTACACATCGCCGCGACCGCCGTCCTGAGCCTGTGCCTCGCTGGCATCGCCCAAGCCGGCCAGACATTTGAAGCAGTCAAAAAGCGCGGATTCGTGCAATGCGGCGTATCCACCAACTTGCCTGGCTTCGCCTTCACTGACGGCAAGGGTGAGTGGCAGGGCATCGACGTAGACACATGCCGCGCGATCGCTGCAGCCATGTTCGGCGACGCGAAGAAGTTCAAGGTCGTACCCCTGACCACCCAAGCCCGCTTTACCGCATTGCAATCCGGCGAAGTGGATGTTCTGACGCGCAACACGACACAAACGATGTCCCGCGATACCACCTTGGGCCTCATCGGCGTCGGAGTGAATTTCTACGACAGCCAAGGCATCATGGTCACCAAGGACGCCAATGTCACCAGCGCCAAGAACCTCGCGGGGGCGACCATCTGCGTGCTTCCCGGAACGACAACCGAGCTGAACCTCACCGACTGGTTCCGTGGCCTCAAGATGTCCTTCAAACCGGTGTTGCTCGACACGGTGGACGAGATCAAACGCGCGTTTGCCTCGGGCCGCTGCGATGGCATCACGATGGACAAGTCGCAGTTGGCGCTCGCCCGCATCAACTATGGCAACGCGGACAAGTATGTGATTCTGCCGGAAGCGCTTTCCAAGGAGCCGCTGGGACCGATGGTGCGCCAAGGTGACGAGGCCTGGTTCAACGTGGTCCGATGGTCGCTCAACGCGTTGCTCGAGGCCGAGGAATACAACCTCACCTCCAAAAACGTAGATGAGGTGGTCAAGTCCAACACTGCACCGCACATTCAGCGCATTCTCGGCACCACCCCGGGCATGGGCAAGGGACTGGGCCTGGATGACAAGTGGGCCTACAACATCATCAAGCAGGTCGGCAACTACGGTGAGATATTCGATCGTAGTCTCGGCGCAGCAAGTCCGATGAAACTCGATCGCGGCCTGAATGCGCTCTATAACAAAGGCGGTTTGATGTACGGCTGGCCGATCCGCTGA
- a CDS encoding amino acid ABC transporter permease produces MTSPQRVRLRLSWQHPEFRAILYQIIVVGLVALAAWYLISNTLHNLAMRNIATGFGFLDREAGFAIGESVIAYSPSDTYRRAILVGIVNTLRVSVIGLVFATILGVVIGIARLSSNWLVSRLASCYVEFIRNVPLLLQLLIWYAIVVELLPGTRSALHPLPGVYMSNRGLLIPSIEGPSVLAVAIALGLALLASALIARGQRVAQRTTGKQYRFWPWLAGLCLALPLAGWMLTGQEMHVEVPHRTGFNFEGGWALSPELFALLVGLITYTAGFIAEIVRAGIQAVDRGQWEAAQSLSLPRGRVLRLVILPQALRVIVPPTTSQYLNLIKNSSLAVAIGYPDLVAVVNTTLNQTGQAIEGILIIMGAYMTVSLAVSLLMNWYNKRIALVER; encoded by the coding sequence ATGACATCCCCCCAACGCGTTCGACTCCGGCTCTCGTGGCAACACCCGGAGTTCAGGGCCATCCTCTATCAAATCATCGTGGTTGGCTTGGTGGCTCTCGCCGCGTGGTATCTCATCTCGAACACGCTGCACAACCTCGCCATGCGCAATATAGCCACTGGCTTCGGTTTCCTCGACCGCGAAGCCGGCTTTGCCATCGGCGAGTCCGTGATCGCCTATTCTCCTTCGGACACCTATCGGCGCGCCATCCTCGTCGGTATCGTCAATACGTTGCGCGTGTCGGTGATCGGCCTTGTGTTTGCCACAATCCTGGGTGTCGTCATCGGCATCGCAAGACTTTCATCGAACTGGCTGGTGTCCCGTCTTGCCTCGTGCTACGTGGAGTTCATCCGCAATGTGCCGTTGCTGCTGCAGCTGCTGATCTGGTACGCCATCGTTGTCGAGCTCCTGCCAGGCACTCGTTCGGCACTACATCCGCTGCCGGGTGTGTACATGTCGAACCGAGGACTGCTCATACCCTCGATCGAGGGCCCTTCTGTTCTCGCAGTTGCGATTGCCTTGGGCCTGGCGCTGCTCGCGAGTGCCTTGATCGCCCGTGGCCAGCGCGTTGCTCAGCGCACGACCGGCAAACAGTATCGATTCTGGCCGTGGTTGGCGGGACTGTGCCTGGCCTTGCCGTTGGCCGGATGGATGCTCACAGGGCAGGAAATGCATGTCGAGGTGCCTCACCGCACGGGCTTCAATTTCGAAGGTGGCTGGGCGCTTTCGCCCGAGCTATTTGCCTTGCTGGTGGGATTGATCACCTATACGGCAGGGTTCATCGCGGAAATCGTTCGCGCGGGCATTCAGGCGGTCGACCGAGGCCAATGGGAGGCAGCACAGTCGCTGAGCTTGCCACGCGGTCGCGTGCTGCGCCTTGTGATACTTCCCCAAGCCCTGCGCGTCATCGTGCCCCCGACCACCAGCCAGTACCTCAATCTGATCAAGAACAGCTCCCTGGCCGTGGCCATCGGCTATCCGGACTTGGTGGCGGTCGTGAACACGACGCTGAACCAGACCGGCCAGGCCATCGAGGGCATCCTGATCATCATGGGTGCCTACATGACCGTCAGTTTGGCTGTGTCTCTTCTCATGAACTGGTACAACAAGCGCATCGCGCTGGTGGAGCGTTGA
- a CDS encoding amino acid ABC transporter permease, with product MHNAHRALSPVASAKPPSIRVTLWESLRRRLFYSPSSALATLLLVWLLVMVAPSLLDWLLVKASFRAPDAQFCRAAGGACWAFIREKHRIILFGTYPYDEQWRPLLATMLLIATIVFTCIRRFQGRGLLMVWPAVLAAVAILMWGGVVGLSFVENVRWGGLPLTLILSTFGIAFAFPLGVLLALGRRSRMPAIKALCVGYIELIRGVPLISLLFMSSVMLPLFLPEGFSIDKLLRAQIAIILFAAAYIAEIVRGGLQSIPKGQYEGAESLGLTYWQQMRKIVLPQALKVVIPPLVSTFIALFKDTSLVVIIGIFDLTQAAKAALADPAWTGFAVEAYLFIGFIYFLFCFSISRYSRSLERGLARGHDATTNR from the coding sequence ATGCATAACGCGCATCGAGCGCTCAGTCCCGTTGCTTCAGCCAAACCACCATCGATCCGCGTGACCCTCTGGGAATCGCTGCGCCGGCGGCTGTTCTATTCGCCGTCGAGTGCGCTAGCCACCTTGCTGCTGGTGTGGTTGCTGGTGATGGTTGCCCCTTCCTTGCTGGACTGGCTTCTTGTCAAGGCTAGCTTCCGGGCACCCGACGCGCAATTCTGCCGGGCAGCTGGCGGGGCTTGTTGGGCTTTCATTCGAGAGAAACACCGCATCATCCTGTTCGGCACTTATCCCTACGATGAGCAATGGCGCCCCTTGCTGGCGACGATGCTCCTGATTGCGACCATTGTCTTCACCTGTATCCGGCGCTTCCAGGGCCGTGGATTGCTGATGGTATGGCCCGCTGTATTAGCGGCTGTCGCAATCCTGATGTGGGGAGGCGTGGTGGGGCTGAGCTTTGTCGAGAACGTCCGGTGGGGCGGCCTGCCGCTGACGCTGATCCTCTCGACCTTCGGCATTGCGTTTGCGTTTCCCCTGGGCGTGCTGCTGGCGCTGGGCCGGCGATCACGAATGCCTGCGATCAAGGCCTTGTGCGTGGGCTACATCGAGTTGATTCGTGGTGTTCCCTTGATCAGCCTGCTGTTCATGTCCTCCGTGATGCTGCCGCTGTTCCTGCCCGAGGGTTTCTCCATCGACAAGCTCCTGCGGGCACAGATCGCCATCATCCTCTTCGCTGCAGCCTACATCGCTGAGATCGTGCGGGGTGGGCTCCAGTCAATTCCAAAAGGGCAGTATGAAGGCGCCGAGTCGCTGGGTCTGACGTATTGGCAGCAGATGCGCAAGATCGTTCTGCCGCAAGCGTTGAAGGTGGTCATTCCTCCTCTGGTCAGCACTTTCATTGCCCTGTTCAAGGACACATCACTGGTGGTAATCATCGGGATCTTCGATCTCACCCAGGCCGCCAAGGCCGCACTGGCGGACCCGGCCTGGACCGGCTTTGCCGTTGAAGCCTATCTCTTCATCGGCTTCATCTACTTCTTGTTCTGCTTTTCAATCTCAAGATACAGCCGCTCGCTCGAGCGCGGGTTGGCACGTGGCCACGATGCTACGACCAACCGATAG
- a CDS encoding amino acid ABC transporter ATP-binding protein yields MSDAIVSLQKVNKWYGDFHVLRDVDLSVSRGERIVICGPSGSGKSTLIRCINRLEEHQTGAITVDGTELINDLKRIEAVRRDVGMVFQHFNLFPHLTVLENLTLGPTWVLKKPLAEAQAQAMKYLERVRIPEQAHKYPGQLSGGQQQRVAIARSLCMAPKIMLFDEPTSALDPEMVKEVLDVMITLAQETKMTMLCVTHEMGFARKVADRVIFMDQGEIVEQNVPERFFGNPQTDRARQFLDQIVH; encoded by the coding sequence ATGAGCGACGCAATCGTCAGTCTTCAAAAAGTCAACAAATGGTACGGCGACTTCCACGTCCTCCGTGACGTCGACCTCTCCGTATCTCGTGGAGAACGAATCGTGATCTGCGGCCCGTCGGGGTCGGGCAAATCCACCCTGATCCGCTGTATCAATCGACTGGAAGAGCATCAAACGGGCGCTATCACCGTCGACGGCACCGAGTTGATCAACGACCTGAAGCGCATCGAGGCGGTTCGGCGTGACGTTGGAATGGTTTTTCAGCACTTCAATCTCTTCCCACACCTCACGGTCCTGGAGAATCTCACGCTGGGTCCGACCTGGGTCCTCAAGAAGCCCCTGGCAGAGGCACAAGCACAGGCGATGAAGTACCTTGAGCGCGTGCGAATCCCGGAGCAGGCACACAAGTACCCGGGGCAGTTGTCGGGAGGACAGCAGCAGCGCGTGGCCATCGCCCGGTCGCTGTGCATGGCGCCGAAGATCATGTTGTTCGATGAGCCGACGTCGGCACTGGATCCAGAGATGGTCAAGGAAGTGCTCGACGTCATGATCACTCTTGCGCAGGAGACCAAGATGACCATGCTGTGTGTAACGCACGAGATGGGGTTCGCGCGCAAGGTCGCCGATCGCGTCATCTTCATGGACCAGGGAGAGATCGTGGAGCAGAACGTTCCGGAGCGCTTCTTCGGCAACCCGCAGACTGATCGCGCCCGTCAGTTTCTCGATCAGATCGTGCACTAG
- a CDS encoding trans-sulfuration enzyme family protein, giving the protein MQDNASEFGFQTRALHHGHDASDPYGAVSPPIYMTSTFAFDNTADAAAVFSGESERYVYGRQHNPTQHLLETRLANLEGAEAALATGSGMGAICSTLLTLLSVGDELIVHHTMYSTATSLVDEGLPRLGIKVRKIDLTQPDNLRQALSEKTRLVYFETPVNPTAQLLNIRALADVAHTRADVKVMVDATFASPALQRTLEHGADLVVHSMTKYINGHGDLLAGVVLGDLATIKKIRSVGLKYMTGATLSPLLCFLVLRGLKTLTLRMRQHSESALKIAGMLNAHPAVKLVRYPFLEGGADYELAKTQMSRGGGMLSFELHSGLEGAIQMIDNLKLVSRAISLGDTETLITHPGTLIKARQKVEPQARLSAGVTMDLIRLSVGLEDTDDIINDLRQALESIR; this is encoded by the coding sequence ATGCAGGACAACGCTTCCGAGTTCGGATTTCAGACACGCGCTCTTCACCATGGGCACGACGCGTCGGACCCGTACGGCGCCGTGTCGCCTCCGATCTACATGACGTCGACGTTCGCGTTCGACAACACCGCGGATGCCGCGGCAGTGTTCTCGGGCGAGAGCGAGCGCTATGTCTACGGCCGACAGCACAACCCTACCCAGCACCTCTTGGAGACCCGCCTCGCCAATCTGGAAGGGGCCGAAGCGGCGTTGGCCACAGGCTCGGGTATGGGCGCCATCTGCTCGACGCTGCTGACGCTCCTGTCCGTCGGCGACGAGTTGATCGTGCACCACACCATGTATTCCACGGCCACATCGCTAGTCGACGAGGGCCTCCCGCGCTTGGGCATCAAGGTCAGGAAGATCGATCTCACACAGCCTGACAACCTCCGACAGGCCCTCTCCGAAAAGACGCGCTTGGTCTATTTCGAGACACCCGTCAATCCGACAGCGCAGCTTTTGAACATCAGGGCGCTTGCGGACGTGGCCCACACCAGGGCCGACGTCAAGGTGATGGTGGATGCCACCTTCGCATCGCCGGCGCTGCAACGAACGCTTGAGCATGGTGCAGACCTCGTCGTGCATTCAATGACGAAGTACATCAACGGCCACGGCGACCTGCTGGCAGGCGTCGTACTCGGTGACTTGGCGACCATCAAGAAAATACGTTCGGTCGGTTTGAAGTACATGACTGGCGCCACCTTGTCCCCTCTGCTGTGTTTCCTCGTGCTGCGCGGTCTTAAGACCTTGACGCTGCGCATGCGCCAGCACAGCGAGAGCGCACTGAAGATCGCCGGGATGCTGAATGCACACCCGGCCGTCAAGCTCGTGCGCTATCCCTTTCTCGAAGGCGGTGCCGACTACGAGTTGGCCAAGACTCAGATGAGCCGCGGTGGTGGCATGCTCTCTTTCGAGTTGCATAGTGGGCTCGAGGGCGCCATCCAGATGATCGACAACCTGAAGTTGGTGTCACGCGCCATCAGCCTGGGTGACACAGAGACCCTGATCACCCACCCGGGGACACTGATCAAAGCCCGGCAAAAGGTCGAGCCACAGGCACGTCTCAGCGCCGGCGTCACCATGGACCTGATCCGGCTTTCTGTCGGACTGGAAGACACTGACGACATCATTAACGACTTGCGACAAGCACTCGAATCGATTCGGTAG
- a CDS encoding LysR family transcriptional regulator, with protein MLELRHLRYFVAIAEELNFRKAAERVHIDQTPLSRSIRDLEGKLGVRLLDRSARKLALTPAGEKLLHHARHLFVRLERIRSVVRKTDSQYRPPLRVGVADGIAQPRLTECISAWRTFHPDAPLELAEMSAAELLGALKREEVDVGFSFGLPDDETIAHEEAWSYPLVAILQADHPLSGRGVLPISELLRFPMIACRLDRLPGLRRQMDVVRRQYAARPIISGEAHTLAGYVIRVSAGMGVGVADAGHMETLCRKDIVMVPLAEDIRITTYAVRKRLRPELPEVVGRFLSNIRALH; from the coding sequence ATGCTTGAACTTCGCCATCTTCGCTATTTCGTCGCCATTGCCGAAGAACTTAATTTTCGAAAGGCTGCAGAGCGTGTTCACATCGACCAGACACCCTTGTCACGCTCCATCCGCGACCTGGAGGGCAAGCTCGGCGTCAGACTACTGGACCGTTCGGCGCGGAAGCTGGCGCTGACTCCTGCGGGCGAGAAGCTACTTCACCATGCCCGTCATCTGTTCGTCCGGCTGGAGAGAATCAGGAGCGTAGTGCGTAAGACCGATTCCCAGTACCGGCCGCCGTTGCGCGTCGGTGTTGCGGATGGCATTGCTCAGCCCAGATTGACGGAATGCATTTCGGCGTGGCGAACATTTCATCCAGATGCTCCACTCGAGCTCGCCGAGATGAGCGCGGCGGAATTGCTCGGCGCATTGAAGCGGGAGGAGGTGGATGTGGGATTCTCCTTTGGCTTGCCAGACGACGAAACGATTGCGCACGAAGAGGCGTGGTCGTACCCGCTGGTCGCAATTCTCCAGGCCGATCACCCGCTGTCCGGACGTGGGGTCCTGCCAATCTCCGAACTTCTGCGCTTTCCCATGATTGCCTGTCGTCTCGATCGCCTGCCCGGCCTGCGTCGCCAGATGGATGTCGTTCGTCGGCAGTACGCCGCAAGACCCATTATTTCGGGCGAGGCACATACGTTGGCCGGCTATGTCATACGCGTGTCTGCAGGCATGGGCGTGGGAGTCGCTGACGCCGGCCATATGGAAACGCTCTGCCGTAAAGACATCGTCATGGTGCCTCTGGCAGAGGACATTCGCATCACGACCTACGCGGTCCGCAAGCGGTTACGGCCGGAGCTTCCCGAGGTTGTTGGGCGGTTCCTGTCGAACATCAGGGCACTCCACTAG
- a CDS encoding conjugal transfer protein TraG encodes MPTSASGILFGQMIVVLGVALAGIWTATQWTAQALGYQPRLGSPWFVVAELPVYRPWQLFEWWYFYDAYAPKVFERGSLIAASSGVLATGAAIGMAVWRSRLTKRVTTYGSARWAECEEIAKAGLTKPAGVFLGKTSDKSGAYLRHDGPEHVMAFAPTRSGKGVGLVVPTLLSWPGSAVIHDIKGENWNLTAGWRARFSHCLLFNPTDARSAAYNPLLEVRRGMHEVRDVQNIADILVDPEGALERRNHWEKTSHALLVGAILHVLYAGEDKTLRGVANFLSDPACPFEVTLHRMMTTRHLSDAVHPVVASAAREVLNKSDNERSGVLSTAMSFLGLYRDPTVAEVTSRCDWRIADLISASHPISLYLVVPPSDISRTKPLIRLILNQIGRRLTESLDGSDGIARLHKLLLMLDEFPALGRLDFFESALAFMAGYELRAFLIAQSLNQVDKAYGLNHSILDNCHVRIAFGTNDERTAKRISEALGTATELRAQRNYAGHRLAPWLGHLMVSRQETARPLLTPGEVMQLPSDEAVVMVSGHPPIKARKLRYYQDRNFTRRVLAPPVLALGFYADRPATRPDDWSGLVPLIAPEHLSSADADGFADEGGHQLKPELEVLRDLPAPPDEDGLLVLDDEDDVPLRPRDADRQLTRTARLAALDPDDGIAL; translated from the coding sequence ATGCCGACGTCGGCCAGCGGCATCCTGTTCGGACAAATGATTGTGGTGCTCGGCGTTGCGCTCGCCGGCATATGGACCGCCACGCAGTGGACGGCGCAGGCGTTGGGTTACCAACCGCGCCTCGGTTCTCCTTGGTTCGTAGTCGCAGAATTACCGGTCTACCGGCCATGGCAGCTGTTCGAGTGGTGGTACTTCTACGATGCCTATGCGCCCAAGGTTTTCGAGCGAGGCAGTCTCATCGCTGCTTCGAGCGGGGTGCTCGCCACAGGAGCCGCCATCGGCATGGCCGTGTGGCGCTCACGCCTCACAAAGCGCGTCACGACCTACGGCTCCGCCCGCTGGGCTGAGTGCGAGGAGATCGCCAAGGCCGGCCTGACGAAGCCGGCAGGTGTGTTCCTCGGCAAGACTTCGGACAAGAGCGGAGCCTATCTGCGCCATGACGGTCCTGAACATGTGATGGCCTTCGCGCCCACGCGATCCGGCAAGGGCGTCGGGCTTGTGGTGCCGACGCTGCTGTCCTGGCCCGGCTCGGCCGTGATCCACGACATCAAGGGCGAGAACTGGAATCTCACGGCCGGCTGGCGTGCGCGCTTCTCGCACTGTCTGCTGTTCAACCCGACCGATGCGCGCTCGGCTGCCTACAACCCGCTGCTCGAAGTGCGGCGCGGCATGCACGAGGTCCGCGACGTGCAGAACATCGCGGACATCCTGGTCGATCCTGAGGGTGCGCTGGAACGGCGCAACCACTGGGAGAAGACTTCGCATGCGTTGCTGGTCGGCGCGATCCTGCATGTGCTCTACGCGGGTGAGGACAAAACGCTGCGCGGCGTCGCCAATTTCCTGTCCGATCCCGCATGCCCTTTCGAGGTCACGCTACATCGCATGATGACGACACGGCACCTGAGCGATGCAGTTCATCCGGTCGTTGCCTCGGCCGCTCGCGAGGTGCTCAACAAGAGTGACAACGAGCGCTCCGGCGTGCTGTCCACCGCGATGAGCTTTCTGGGCCTGTACCGCGACCCGACGGTGGCCGAGGTCACGTCGCGCTGCGACTGGCGCATCGCGGACCTGATCTCTGCATCTCATCCCATTTCGCTGTACCTGGTCGTCCCGCCATCGGACATCAGCCGTACCAAGCCGCTGATCCGCCTGATCCTCAACCAGATCGGCCGACGTCTCACCGAATCGCTCGACGGATCTGACGGCATCGCGCGCCTCCACAAGCTGCTGCTGATGCTCGACGAGTTCCCGGCGCTGGGACGGCTGGACTTCTTCGAGTCGGCGCTGGCGTTCATGGCCGGATACGAGCTTCGCGCTTTCCTGATCGCGCAGTCTCTCAATCAGGTCGACAAGGCCTATGGCCTGAATCACTCGATCCTCGACAACTGCCATGTGCGCATTGCGTTCGGCACCAATGACGAGCGCACGGCCAAGCGCATCTCGGAGGCACTGGGGACGGCCACCGAGTTGCGTGCGCAGCGCAACTACGCGGGGCACCGGCTCGCGCCGTGGCTGGGCCATCTGATGGTCTCGCGCCAGGAGACGGCGCGGCCATTGCTGACGCCGGGCGAGGTGATGCAGCTGCCGTCAGACGAGGCGGTCGTGATGGTCTCGGGCCATCCGCCGATCAAGGCCAGGAAGCTGCGCTACTACCAGGACCGCAACTTCACGCGGCGTGTGCTGGCGCCGCCGGTGCTGGCTCTGGGCTTTTACGCGGATCGTCCTGCGACACGGCCGGACGATTGGAGCGGACTGGTGCCGCTGATCGCTCCCGAGCATTTATCGTCAGCCGATGCGGATGGCTTTGCCGACGAGGGCGGCCACCAGCTTAAGCCCGAGCTGGAGGTCCTGCGCGACCTGCCGGCGCCGCCGGACGAGGACGGACTGCTGGTGCTCGATGACGAGGACGACGTGCCTCTGCGCCCGAGAGACGCGGACCGTCAACTCACGCGTACCGCGCGCCTCGCGGCGCTGGATCCTGACGACGGGATCGCTCTATGA
- a CDS encoding CopG family transcriptional regulator — protein sequence MSRTRLNIFVEPEHAKRLNQLAVHKGVSKSAVVAAALASFLSPDGGDQREAAIAKRLDRLSRQFDRLERDQNVLIETVALYVRYFLTVSIPVPEGQQDAARAQGRARFAQFIEQLGRHIQRGRSLVREVHEEIEPESVPMQAGREEPEEAVDGPAA from the coding sequence ATGAGTCGGACCCGTTTGAACATCTTCGTCGAGCCGGAGCACGCCAAGCGGTTGAACCAACTGGCGGTGCACAAGGGCGTGTCGAAGTCTGCGGTGGTTGCCGCGGCGTTGGCGTCGTTCCTGTCACCCGACGGAGGCGACCAGCGCGAGGCGGCGATCGCCAAGCGCCTGGACCGACTCTCGCGCCAGTTCGACCGGCTGGAGCGCGACCAGAACGTGCTGATCGAGACGGTGGCGCTCTATGTCCGCTACTTCCTCACCGTCTCGATTCCGGTGCCCGAGGGCCAGCAGGACGCCGCCCGCGCGCAGGGGCGGGCCCGCTTTGCCCAGTTCATCGAGCAGCTCGGGCGCCACATCCAGCGCGGGCGCAGCCTGGTGCGCGAAGTTCATGAGGAGATCGAGCCCGAGTCGGTGCCGATGCAGGCAGGGCGGGAGGAACCGGAGGAGGCCGTTGATGGTCCAGCCGCGTGA
- the trbB gene encoding P-type conjugative transfer ATPase TrbB has protein sequence MVQPRDPSSGSSTGGAADSAAARRIRMLRTAMGPEIAAALEDPEVVEVLLNPDGSLWVDRLGTGLAPTGTKLPSPVAERIIRLVATHVRAEVHAGLPILSAELPETGERFLGVLPPVVRAPSFAIRKRALRIMSLAQYVADGILTGDQAAFLRQAVRERLNIVVAGGTSTGKTTLANALLDEIAETRDRVLILEDTVELQCRSDDHVSMRSEPGVTTMADLVRATLRLRPDRIVVGEVRGAEALDLLKAWGTGHPGGIATVHAGSALGALTRLEQLVQEVSVTVPRALIAEAVHVIVFIAGRGRARRVREIARVIGHDSQGYQLDTSVVPGFPLLSSSRPAPSTPSSSGEPP, from the coding sequence ATGGTCCAGCCGCGTGATCCTTCTTCCGGCTCGTCGACCGGCGGCGCCGCGGACAGCGCCGCGGCCCGGCGCATCCGCATGCTGCGCACGGCCATGGGACCGGAGATCGCCGCCGCGCTCGAGGACCCAGAGGTGGTCGAGGTGCTGCTGAACCCCGACGGTTCGCTGTGGGTGGATCGGCTTGGCACCGGGCTTGCGCCCACCGGCACGAAACTGCCGTCACCGGTGGCCGAACGCATCATCCGCCTGGTCGCCACGCACGTGCGCGCCGAGGTGCATGCGGGCCTGCCGATCCTCTCGGCCGAGCTGCCCGAGACCGGCGAGCGCTTTCTGGGCGTGCTGCCGCCGGTGGTGCGCGCGCCGTCCTTCGCGATCCGCAAGCGGGCGCTGCGCATCATGAGCCTGGCGCAGTACGTGGCCGACGGCATCCTGACGGGAGACCAAGCCGCATTCCTGCGGCAGGCGGTGCGCGAGCGGTTGAACATCGTCGTGGCCGGCGGCACCAGCACGGGCAAGACGACCCTCGCGAACGCGCTGCTCGACGAGATCGCCGAGACGCGCGACCGCGTGCTGATCCTCGAGGACACGGTCGAGCTGCAATGCCGTTCGGACGACCACGTGAGCATGCGCAGCGAACCGGGCGTGACCACCATGGCCGACCTGGTGCGCGCCACCCTGCGGCTGCGGCCCGATCGCATCGTGGTCGGCGAGGTGCGCGGCGCCGAGGCGCTGGACCTGCTCAAGGCCTGGGGCACCGGACATCCTGGCGGCATTGCCACCGTGCACGCCGGCTCCGCGCTGGGCGCGCTCACGCGGCTGGAGCAGCTTGTGCAGGAAGTCTCCGTGACCGTGCCGCGCGCCCTGATCGCCGAGGCGGTCCACGTCATCGTCTTCATCGCCGGCCGCGGCCGCGCCCGGCGGGTGCGCGAGATCGCGCGCGTCATCGGCCACGACAGCCAGGGCTACCAGCTCGATACCTCGGTGGTACCTGGCTTTCCCTTGCTCTCTTCATCTCGTCCTGCCCCTTCAACCCCGTCGTCTTCTGGAGAACCGCCATGA
- a CDS encoding TrbC/VirB2 family protein, giving the protein MTISRGSAKPLLHAAAAAMLWLAVSLPAHAAGSNMPWEAPLQSILDSIQGPVAKIVAVIIIIVTGLTLAFGDTSGGFRRLIQIVFGLSIAFAASSFFLTFFSFSGGAVLA; this is encoded by the coding sequence ATGACGATTTCACGCGGTTCCGCAAAGCCGCTTCTGCACGCGGCGGCAGCGGCAATGCTCTGGCTCGCCGTCTCGCTGCCAGCGCACGCAGCCGGCTCCAACATGCCCTGGGAGGCGCCGCTACAGTCGATCCTCGACTCGATCCAGGGACCCGTGGCCAAGATCGTCGCGGTGATCATCATCATCGTGACCGGCCTGACGCTGGCCTTCGGCGACACCTCGGGAGGCTTCCGCCGGTTGATCCAGATCGTGTTCGGCCTGTCGATTGCGTTCGCCGCTTCAAGTTTCTTCCTAACCTTCTTCAGCTTCTCTGGCGGGGCGGTGCTGGCATGA
- a CDS encoding VirB3 family type IV secretion system protein — protein sequence MSTLTAFSTGFSPGFEVPLHRSLTEPILLGGAPRTVAIANGTLAAAVGLGLQLWLPGIALWVVGHALAVWGARLDPQFMQVFARHIKQRPLLDV from the coding sequence ATGAGCACATTGACCGCTTTCTCAACAGGCTTCTCGCCCGGCTTCGAGGTTCCGCTGCACCGGTCGCTGACCGAGCCGATCCTGCTGGGCGGTGCGCCGCGCACCGTGGCGATCGCCAACGGCACGCTGGCCGCAGCCGTGGGGCTGGGGCTGCAGCTCTGGCTGCCGGGTATCGCGCTCTGGGTCGTCGGCCACGCGCTGGCTGTCTGGGGGGCGCGCCTCGATCCGCAGTTCATGCAGGTCTTCGCGCGGCACATCAAGCAGCGGCCGCTTCTCGATGTCTAG